Proteins encoded together in one Shewanella oneidensis MR-1 window:
- the pstA gene encoding phosphate ABC transporter permease PstA, with protein sequence MPKFTQSISMLTRKRKDRLLYCAIWGSAGITILFLLWVVWHILANGLSHVSWEFITGAYTRIGEISGIWAMIVSTVYMVLLSLTFAAPIGIMTAIYLTEYASPVSKVVRVIRFCTESLAGIPSIVYGLFGMTFFVTQLGLGFSILSGALTLAMLILPVIIRTTEEALMSVPMSYREGGYALGCSKIYIIWRLILPSALPGIVNSIILSTGRVVGESAPVFLTAGMVTQIPESVMDSGRTLTVHLYKLTQELFTQNEWDQAYATATILIVLVLMLNLATKLIATKLNK encoded by the coding sequence ATGCCTAAATTCACACAATCCATATCCATGCTAACGAGAAAGCGCAAAGACAGGCTGCTTTATTGCGCCATTTGGGGCTCAGCAGGGATAACAATTCTGTTCTTACTATGGGTCGTTTGGCACATTCTTGCTAATGGCCTAAGCCATGTAAGCTGGGAATTTATTACGGGTGCTTACACGCGAATAGGAGAGATATCGGGTATTTGGGCGATGATAGTCTCAACCGTTTACATGGTATTACTCTCACTTACATTTGCAGCACCGATTGGCATCATGACCGCAATTTATTTAACAGAATATGCCTCCCCTGTTAGTAAAGTCGTTAGAGTCATTCGTTTTTGTACCGAGTCATTAGCGGGTATACCCTCTATAGTTTACGGCCTTTTTGGCATGACTTTTTTTGTCACACAACTAGGTCTTGGATTTTCAATTTTGTCAGGCGCGCTCACCCTCGCTATGCTGATTTTACCAGTCATTATTCGCACCACAGAAGAAGCCTTGATGTCAGTACCTATGAGCTATAGAGAAGGTGGCTATGCATTAGGTTGCAGTAAAATTTATATCATTTGGCGATTGATTTTACCCAGTGCTTTACCCGGTATAGTGAACTCTATCATCTTAAGTACTGGCCGTGTCGTCGGGGAGTCGGCCCCAGTATTTTTGACTGCAGGAATGGTGACTCAAATTCCTGAATCAGTTATGGACTCAGGCAGAACATTGACCGTTCATTTATATAAATTAACGCAAGAGTTATTTACCCAAAATGAATGGGATCAAGCTTATGCAACTGCGACCATTTTGATTGTATTGGTGCTAATGCTAAACCTAGCAACCAAACTCATTGCAACTAAATTAAACAAATAA
- the pstC gene encoding phosphate ABC transporter permease subunit PstC has product MNSGIQLQAPKMPLLLKKSGDLIETSFKILFLCCAMAGVISVSTIGWFVFSEGLPALKEAGVISFVLGKEWLPPALYGILPMIIASLISTTGAIIIGVPIAIFTAIFLAELAPKWLANLVRPAVELLAGIPSVVYGFFGLVIIVPGIEAIFDIPAGNTLLAGIIVLAIMILPTIITISETSLRALPSVYKEGALALGASHIYTIFNVLVPAAKSGILTGVILGVARAIGETMAIIMVMGNAPAMPGSLLEPARTLTANIAMEMSYATGIHSSALYATGIVLLAFIVLLNGSLLYLNRKKAY; this is encoded by the coding sequence ATGAATTCAGGGATTCAACTCCAAGCGCCCAAAATGCCGCTTCTTTTAAAAAAATCAGGGGACTTAATAGAAACCAGTTTCAAAATATTATTCCTATGTTGTGCTATGGCAGGCGTGATTTCTGTTTCCACTATAGGATGGTTTGTCTTTAGCGAGGGGTTACCAGCACTTAAAGAGGCAGGTGTAATCTCATTCGTTTTAGGTAAGGAGTGGTTACCACCTGCGTTATACGGCATTTTACCCATGATTATCGCTTCACTCATCTCGACAACGGGTGCAATAATTATTGGGGTTCCAATTGCGATTTTTACCGCCATATTTCTTGCTGAACTTGCACCAAAATGGCTAGCAAATCTTGTCAGGCCTGCAGTTGAGCTGCTCGCTGGTATTCCTTCTGTAGTATATGGTTTTTTTGGGTTGGTTATTATTGTTCCGGGAATAGAAGCTATTTTTGATATTCCCGCAGGTAATACCCTCTTGGCAGGGATTATTGTTCTAGCGATCATGATTTTGCCGACCATCATCACCATTTCAGAAACTTCATTACGTGCATTGCCATCGGTTTATAAAGAAGGTGCATTGGCTCTAGGCGCATCCCATATTTACACTATTTTTAACGTGCTTGTCCCCGCGGCCAAAAGCGGGATTCTAACAGGCGTAATTTTAGGTGTTGCTCGTGCTATTGGCGAAACCATGGCCATCATCATGGTGATGGGTAATGCTCCTGCAATGCCAGGATCGTTACTTGAACCTGCTAGAACACTAACCGCTAATATCGCGATGGAAATGTCTTATGCAACAGGCATCCACTCCAGTGCTTTATACGCAACAGGTATAGTATTACTCGCGTTCATCGTATTACTTAATGGTTCGCTGTTGTATCTCAATCGTAAGAAGGCTTACTAA
- a CDS encoding phosphate ABC transporter substrate-binding protein PstS encodes MNKYINLLTAIGLLVAPFAQASTVTVSGSTSVAHLMEVLAENFQKITTHSVEVQSTGSSAGIQAAINGTSMIGMSSRNINENELNDTTKAIVIAHDGIAAAVNNANPVQDLTQEQISKIYRGEIKNWREVGGESRPIVVVTREAGSGTRGAFEEIMKLQRTINGHKVSAITPKAHVGSGNGMIKTIVANNPYAIGYISLGSVDNSLRAIKVNGVIASDQNIATGQYQITRPFILLVNNKPHQNAQDFIDFIISNDGQRIVAEQGYSPTK; translated from the coding sequence ATGAATAAATATATTAACCTGCTTACAGCGATTGGTTTACTAGTTGCTCCATTTGCTCAGGCATCTACAGTCACCGTATCAGGCTCAACTTCCGTTGCACACCTCATGGAGGTGCTTGCTGAAAACTTTCAAAAAATAACAACCCATAGTGTCGAGGTACAAAGCACTGGTTCTTCTGCAGGTATTCAAGCCGCAATAAATGGGACCAGTATGATTGGCATGTCTTCACGCAATATAAATGAAAATGAACTAAATGATACAACCAAGGCAATAGTGATTGCTCATGATGGTATCGCCGCAGCAGTGAACAATGCCAACCCAGTACAAGACCTAACTCAAGAACAAATATCTAAAATCTATCGTGGGGAAATTAAAAATTGGCGCGAAGTTGGAGGTGAATCACGTCCGATTGTCGTGGTAACACGTGAAGCTGGCTCAGGGACCCGAGGCGCCTTCGAAGAAATCATGAAACTTCAACGTACAATTAATGGCCATAAAGTTTCAGCAATTACACCTAAAGCTCATGTTGGCAGCGGTAACGGCATGATCAAGACCATCGTCGCAAATAACCCTTACGCCATAGGTTATATATCTCTTGGCTCAGTAGATAATTCTTTACGTGCGATTAAAGTAAACGGCGTTATTGCATCAGATCAGAATATTGCAACAGGTCAATATCAAATAACGAGACCATTCATTCTATTAGTGAATAATAAACCCCATCAAAATGCACAAGATTTTATAGATTTCATTATATCAAACGATGGTCAGCGCATCGTCGCAGAGCAAGGTTACAGCCCTACCAAATAA
- a CDS encoding IS3-like element ISSod1 family transposase (programmed frameshift): MSLKKSHKSYPQAFKDEAVLMVLEQGYSVADAAKSLGVSTSLLYNWKEKHEALQQGITLEESERDELKRLRRENKELRMEKEIPKKGKRLLCERNEVRFRFIKLQSHLFPITLLCRVMSVSKSGYYDWHKRPANVISVETLKLYRLVRQLFKQSRGSLGNREMVKKLRKEGYQVGRYLVRKIMHRLRLKATQRCAYKVTTQRKHSDAVADNLLNMNFNPVSANQVWAGDVTYLKTGEGWMYLAVVMDLYSRRIVGWRIDKRMTTDLISKALIKAYNLRQPARGLVFHSDRGSQYTSKQFGRLLSSYGIRASMGDVGACWDNAVVERFFGSLKHDWIFKVAQPTREFMKQDVTAYIKYYNLERLHSANNDLSPVEFENSQVKVSSLG; encoded by the exons ATGAGTCTGAAAAAATCACATAAGAGTTATCCGCAGGCATTTAAAGATGAAGCCGTCTTGATGGTGCTGGAGCAAGGTTATAGCGTTGCCGATGCGGCAAAGTCTCTTGGAGTTAGCACGAGCCTGCTTTACAACTGGAAGGAAAAACACGAAGCCCTGCAACAAGGCATCACCTTAGAAGAGTCTGAGCGTGATGAGTTGAAGCGATTGCGTAGAGAAAACAAAGAATTACGCATGGAGAAAGAAATTC CTAAAAAAGGCAAGCGCCTTCTTTGCGAGAGAAATGAAGTAAGATTTCGTTTCATCAAACTGCAATCTCACCTGTTTCCCATAACACTGTTATGTCGAGTAATGAGTGTCAGTAAGTCAGGCTATTACGATTGGCATAAACGCCCTGCAAACGTGATAAGCGTTGAAACACTGAAGCTTTATCGCCTTGTTCGACAGCTATTTAAGCAAAGTCGAGGCAGCTTAGGGAATCGTGAAATGGTGAAGAAATTGCGCAAGGAAGGCTACCAGGTTGGTCGCTATCTCGTTCGTAAAATTATGCACCGCCTTCGACTCAAAGCAACCCAGCGATGTGCTTACAAGGTGACGACACAGCGAAAACACTCAGATGCAGTGGCTGATAACCTGTTAAACATGAACTTTAATCCAGTATCGGCTAATCAGGTCTGGGCGGGTGACGTGACCTATTTAAAGACGGGTGAAGGCTGGATGTACTTAGCTGTGGTGATGGATTTATATTCACGCCGGATTGTGGGATGGCGCATAGACAAACGCATGACCACAGATTTGATATCCAAGGCATTAATAAAAGCCTACAACCTGCGACAACCAGCGCGAGGGCTGGTATTTCACAGTGACCGAGGCTCGCAATATACCAGTAAACAATTCGGTAGGCTGCTATCGAGCTATGGTATCCGAGCCAGCATGGGTGATGTGGGTGCGTGTTGGGATAATGCCGTTGTTGAGCGATTCTTTGGTAGCTTGAAACACGATTGGATTTTTAAAGTTGCTCAACCAACAAGGGAGTTTATGAAGCAAGATGTGACGGCTTACATCAAATATTACAACTTGGAGCGACTTCATTCTGCTAATAACGATCTGTCACCTGTAGAGTTTGAGAATTCTCAAGTAAAAGTGTCCAGTTTGGGTTGA
- a CDS encoding NAD(P)H-dependent oxidoreductase, which produces MNILVLNGHPNLTQSVANASILALEAEQPGWHINSVAQFDGDTATEQRQLLDADVIVVQFPLYWSTYPAVLKHWIDEVFTYGFAFGPNGSQLQGKPVLFSITAGATEDSYSETGFNFLPFNAYQQAYEHPFRAAAVEIIDTIISFEMNSTAAEGGNKSNTLSLAKNHAERVIAAVNSYKDHSE; this is translated from the coding sequence ATGAACATACTCGTGCTAAACGGGCACCCCAACTTAACCCAGTCTGTGGCCAATGCCAGCATACTTGCCCTTGAGGCTGAGCAACCGGGCTGGCATATCAATTCAGTGGCTCAGTTTGATGGGGATACCGCCACGGAGCAGCGACAGTTGCTCGATGCCGATGTGATTGTGGTGCAATTCCCGCTCTATTGGAGCACCTACCCCGCCGTGCTCAAACATTGGATCGATGAGGTATTTACTTATGGTTTTGCCTTTGGCCCTAATGGTAGCCAGCTCCAAGGTAAACCTGTCCTATTTTCTATCACCGCGGGGGCGACTGAGGACTCTTACAGCGAGACAGGCTTTAACTTTTTACCCTTTAACGCATACCAGCAAGCTTACGAACACCCATTTCGCGCAGCCGCTGTCGAGATTATCGATACCATTATTAGCTTTGAGATGAACTCCACTGCCGCCGAAGGTGGCAATAAGTCCAACACCCTTTCCCTTGCAAAGAACCATGCCGAGCGTGTGATTGCAGCCGTTAATTCATATAAGGACCACTCAGAATGA
- a CDS encoding NupC/NupG family nucleoside CNT transporter produces MIQSILGIFVLLGVGLLFSDNRSLISWRAVIGAFGIIIALAFFVLATEIGADVLLAVSNTVGKVFGYGTEGIKFAFGSLVNFSVEGIGFVWALQVLPQIIFTAALTSLLYYLGIMQWFVLIIGGSLQKVLGTSRAESMNAAGNIILGQTEAPLLIKPYHRVLTRAQIFAVMVGGLSSIAGSILAGLAGMGVALNYLIMACFMSAPAGLMFAKLLIPETEPTVNEVPELPDDEKPSSFIDAIAKGAIAGMGIAAIVGAVIIACIGLMALLNGGLGAIGELFGMPTLTVDMILGTLFAPVAWLIGIPWVEASTAGAFLGQKIAMNEFVAFANMGNVELSARSNAIMTIALCGFANIGSVAMVCGALSKMIPQRAGLIGQLGMKVLLAATLANLMNAAIVSLFI; encoded by the coding sequence ATGATCCAGTCCATCCTTGGTATTTTTGTACTCTTAGGCGTTGGTTTGCTGTTTTCTGACAACCGCAGTTTGATCAGCTGGCGCGCCGTTATCGGTGCATTTGGCATTATCATCGCGCTCGCTTTTTTTGTGCTGGCAACCGAGATCGGTGCCGATGTGCTACTGGCCGTATCGAATACCGTAGGCAAAGTCTTTGGTTATGGTACTGAAGGGATTAAATTTGCCTTTGGCAGCTTAGTCAATTTCAGTGTTGAAGGCATTGGTTTTGTCTGGGCATTACAGGTATTACCGCAAATTATCTTTACTGCCGCACTCACCTCTTTGCTGTACTACTTAGGCATTATGCAGTGGTTTGTGTTGATTATTGGTGGCAGTTTGCAAAAGGTGCTCGGCACATCACGGGCGGAGTCAATGAATGCAGCGGGCAATATTATTCTCGGTCAAACCGAAGCACCGTTACTGATCAAGCCCTACCACCGCGTCCTCACCCGCGCGCAAATTTTTGCGGTGATGGTCGGTGGATTGTCTTCGATTGCTGGCTCCATTTTAGCGGGCCTTGCGGGGATGGGCGTTGCACTTAACTATCTAATTATGGCTTGCTTTATGTCCGCTCCAGCGGGGTTGATGTTCGCGAAGTTGCTTATCCCAGAAACCGAGCCAACCGTTAACGAAGTGCCAGAATTACCCGATGATGAAAAGCCGAGCAGCTTTATTGATGCCATAGCCAAAGGTGCCATTGCTGGTATGGGAATCGCTGCCATCGTCGGCGCAGTCATTATTGCCTGTATTGGCCTCATGGCCTTGTTGAACGGCGGATTGGGTGCGATTGGTGAACTGTTTGGTATGCCAACCTTAACCGTAGATATGATCCTCGGCACCTTGTTTGCGCCAGTAGCTTGGTTGATTGGTATTCCTTGGGTCGAAGCAAGCACAGCCGGCGCCTTCCTAGGGCAAAAAATCGCCATGAATGAGTTTGTTGCCTTCGCCAATATGGGCAATGTGGAACTGTCTGCACGTAGTAATGCCATTATGACCATTGCCCTGTGTGGCTTTGCCAATATCGGCTCAGTAGCCATGGTGTGTGGCGCCCTGAGTAAAATGATCCCGCAACGTGCAGGGCTGATTGGCCAGCTGGGGATGAAAGTACTGCTCGCGGCAACGTTAGCAAACTTAATGAATGCTGCAATTGTCAGTTTGTTTATCTAA
- a CDS encoding nucleoside phosphorylase has product MSIQPHILVAPHQVSEKAVVCGEPNRVNRIVAHLTDVESLADNREFRLMRGRYGDTIVTVCSTGIGAPSAIIALEELYQCGVKQLIRIGSAGALQPQIAIGDVIIAEAAVRDDGGSASYVKPGFPAYANHRLVGKLQAYCAQHHICAHSGVVRSHDSFYTDQEQDLCHYWHRQGVLGADMETAALFTVGRLRQLEVAAILTNVVLFDQDVKAGVNDYVASSKASAQGEQHAILAALNALCD; this is encoded by the coding sequence ATGAGTATTCAACCCCATATTCTCGTCGCGCCCCACCAAGTCAGTGAAAAAGCCGTCGTCTGCGGCGAGCCTAATCGAGTCAACCGCATCGTGGCGCATCTAACTGATGTCGAATCCTTGGCGGATAACCGCGAGTTTCGACTGATGCGGGGCCGTTATGGCGACACTATCGTCACCGTTTGCAGCACAGGTATTGGCGCGCCCTCGGCGATCATTGCCCTTGAGGAACTGTATCAATGCGGTGTAAAACAACTTATCCGCATCGGCTCTGCTGGTGCGCTACAACCGCAAATAGCCATAGGCGATGTGATTATTGCCGAAGCCGCCGTACGTGATGATGGCGGCTCTGCCAGCTATGTAAAGCCCGGTTTTCCGGCCTATGCCAATCATCGTTTGGTCGGCAAACTGCAAGCATACTGCGCGCAGCATCATATATGTGCCCATAGCGGCGTAGTGCGCTCCCACGACAGTTTTTATACCGATCAAGAACAGGACCTCTGCCACTATTGGCATCGTCAAGGCGTGCTCGGGGCAGATATGGAAACCGCTGCGTTATTCACCGTCGGCCGACTGCGCCAACTTGAAGTGGCGGCAATACTCACCAACGTAGTGCTGTTTGATCAGGATGTTAAAGCAGGAGTTAATGACTATGTAGCATCGTCCAAGGCAAGCGCCCAAGGTGAGCAACATGCCATTTTAGCCGCGCTCAACGCGCTGTGTGATTAA
- a CDS encoding Crp/Fnr family transcriptional regulator — MQLHPELSSRFGDTLSEQRELFKQALFQCQTASRQFAPGDIMLQQGQNVRELYVVSVGKVAMYTSANNGRRFQLGELNCDQHIFGEIEFFTKLPCQWTVMAEEQIEAEVICAAKLQQCIITQPQLALFFASALAWDYQDSMAIYTNRLLHPIAVNIALDLLQRSQNNLALGAFNKVEQEAERFGTSSRVYRRALNSLIELGLVEKRDQQLHIIDPKALTAFIAE, encoded by the coding sequence ATGCAGTTACATCCTGAACTCTCTAGCCGCTTTGGCGACACCTTAAGCGAGCAGCGCGAACTCTTTAAGCAAGCCTTATTTCAGTGCCAAACGGCCAGCCGCCAATTTGCCCCCGGAGATATCATGTTGCAACAGGGGCAAAATGTGCGTGAGCTCTACGTGGTATCAGTAGGGAAAGTCGCCATGTATACCAGCGCCAATAATGGTCGGCGCTTTCAACTAGGCGAGCTAAATTGTGACCAACATATTTTTGGCGAAATTGAGTTTTTTACTAAACTGCCCTGCCAATGGACTGTGATGGCCGAAGAGCAAATAGAAGCCGAGGTAATTTGTGCCGCCAAACTGCAACAATGCATCATCACGCAACCGCAATTAGCACTCTTTTTTGCCTCCGCGCTGGCATGGGATTATCAAGACTCAATGGCAATCTACACCAACCGCTTATTGCACCCCATCGCCGTCAATATCGCCCTCGATTTGCTACAACGCAGCCAAAACAATCTCGCCCTCGGAGCCTTTAACAAGGTCGAGCAAGAAGCCGAACGCTTCGGCACCAGCAGTCGCGTCTACCGCCGCGCACTCAACTCCCTGATTGAACTCGGCCTTGTCGAAAAACGCGATCAGCAGCTGCATATTATCGACCCCAAAGCGCTCACTGCTTTTATTGCTGAGTAG
- the catB gene encoding type B chloramphenicol O-acetyltransferase — protein sequence MKNYFETPFKGKPLSEQVKNPNIKVGRYSYYSGYYHGHSFDDCARYLLPDRDDVDKLIIGSFCSIGSGASFIMAGNQGHRHDWVTSFPFFYMNEEPAFSEAVDTFQTTGDTVIGNDVWIGSEAMILPGVKVGHGAVIGSRALVTKDVEPYTIVGGNPAKPIKKRFSEQEISMLLEMAWWDWPLEQIEQAMPLLCSSDIAGLYRIWQSSNA from the coding sequence ATGAAAAACTATTTTGAGACCCCGTTTAAAGGGAAGCCTCTCAGCGAACAGGTCAAGAATCCCAATATTAAGGTTGGCCGTTATAGTTACTATTCAGGCTATTATCACGGCCACTCATTTGATGATTGTGCTCGCTATCTTTTGCCAGATCGTGATGACGTTGATAAATTGATTATTGGTAGTTTTTGCTCGATAGGCTCTGGTGCTTCTTTTATTATGGCTGGCAATCAAGGACATAGGCATGATTGGGTGACATCATTCCCTTTTTTCTACATGAATGAGGAGCCTGCATTTTCAGAAGCTGTTGATACATTTCAAACCACTGGCGATACCGTGATTGGAAATGATGTGTGGATTGGTTCAGAAGCGATGATTTTGCCTGGCGTCAAGGTTGGCCACGGCGCGGTGATAGGGAGTCGCGCCTTGGTGACAAAAGATGTAGAGCCTTACACTATTGTTGGCGGAAATCCAGCAAAACCAATAAAGAAGCGGTTTTCAGAACAGGAAATTTCAATGTTGTTGGAAATGGCGTGGTGGGACTGGCCATTAGAGCAAATTGAACAAGCTATGCCTCTTTTGTGTTCATCTGATATAGCAGGCCTTTACCGCATCTGGCAAAGTTCAAACGCTTAA
- a CDS encoding IS3-like element ISSod1 family transposase (programmed frameshift): MSLKKSHKSYPQAFKDEAVLMVLEQGYSVADAAKSLGVSTSLLYNWKEKHEALQQGITLEESERDELKRLRRENKELRMEKEIPKKGKRLLCERNEVRFRFIKLQSHLFPITLLCRVMSVSKSGYYDWHKRPANVISVETLKLYRLVRQLFKQSRGSLGNREMVKKLRKEGYQVGRYLVRKIMHRLRLKATQRCAYKVTTQRKHSDAVADNLLNMNFNPVSANQVWAGDVTYLKTGEGWMYLAVVMDLYSRRIVGWRIDKRMTTDLISKALIKAYNLRQPARGLVFHSDRGSQYTSKQFGRLLSSYGIRASMGDVGACWDNAVVERFFGSLKHDWIFKVAQPTREFMKQDVTAYIKYYNLERLHSANNDLSPVEFENSQVKVSSLG; encoded by the exons ATGAGTCTGAAAAAATCACATAAGAGTTATCCGCAGGCATTTAAAGATGAAGCCGTCTTGATGGTGCTGGAGCAAGGTTATAGCGTTGCCGATGCGGCAAAGTCTCTTGGAGTTAGCACGAGCCTGCTTTACAACTGGAAGGAAAAACACGAAGCCCTGCAACAAGGCATCACCTTAGAAGAGTCTGAGCGTGATGAGTTGAAGCGATTGCGTAGAGAAAACAAAGAATTACGCATGGAAAAAGAAATTC CTAAAAAAGGCAAGCGCCTTCTTTGCGAGAGAAATGAAGTAAGATTTCGTTTCATCAAACTGCAATCTCACCTGTTTCCCATAACACTGTTATGTCGAGTAATGAGTGTCAGTAAGTCAGGCTATTACGATTGGCATAAACGCCCTGCAAACGTGATAAGCGTTGAAACACTGAAGCTTTATCGCCTTGTTCGACAGCTATTTAAGCAAAGTCGAGGCAGCTTAGGGAATCGTGAAATGGTGAAGAAATTGCGCAAGGAAGGCTACCAGGTTGGTCGCTATCTCGTTCGTAAAATTATGCACCGCCTTCGACTCAAAGCAACCCAGCGATGTGCTTACAAGGTGACGACACAGCGAAAACACTCAGATGCAGTGGCTGATAACCTGTTAAACATGAACTTTAATCCAGTATCGGCTAATCAGGTCTGGGCGGGTGACGTGACCTATTTAAAGACGGGTGAAGGCTGGATGTACTTAGCTGTGGTGATGGATTTATATTCACGCCGGATTGTGGGATGGCGCATAGACAAACGCATGACCACAGATTTGATATCCAAGGCATTAATAAAAGCCTACAACCTGCGACAACCAGCGCGAGGGCTGGTATTTCACAGTGACCGAGGCTCGCAATATACCAGTAAACAATTCGGTAGGCTGCTATCGAGCTATGGTATCCGAGCCAGCATGGGTGATGTGGGTGCGTGTTGGGATAATGCCGTTGTTGAGCGATTCTTTGGTAGCTTGAAACACGATTGGATTTTTAAAGTTGCTCAACCAACAAGGGAGTTTATGAAGCAAGATGTGACGGCTTACATCAAATATTACAACTTGGAGCGACTTCATTCTGCTAATAACGATCTGTCACCTGTAGAGTTTGAGAATTCTCAAGTAAAAGTGTCCAGTTTGGGTTGA
- the ric gene encoding iron-sulfur cluster repair di-iron protein, producing MSSASLASASQLEQPSTPLSPWLERKVGELVAEDFRRAHVFSQFGIDFCCGGGRALINACERAQADPYKVVAALEYMTNSGAKEDELNQLPLEQLIDYIERTHHQYVRAKAPLLLEYSEKMVRAHGEHYAEIVPFAGWVRALIEDLMPHLMKEENILFPAIRAMSQGEQVQGCFGHIGNPINAMQHEHEDAGLILQKLHELTNGFTPPEYACTTWRVCYATLAEFEADLHRHIHLENNILFPKALQLT from the coding sequence ATGTCATCTGCCAGCCTTGCGTCAGCGTCTCAGCTTGAACAACCATCAACCCCTTTATCCCCGTGGCTTGAGCGTAAAGTGGGCGAGCTGGTCGCGGAGGATTTTCGCCGCGCCCATGTGTTTAGCCAATTTGGTATCGATTTCTGTTGTGGCGGTGGTAGAGCACTGATCAACGCCTGTGAGCGAGCGCAAGCCGACCCCTATAAAGTTGTCGCTGCATTAGAGTACATGACAAATTCAGGCGCCAAGGAAGATGAACTGAATCAACTGCCACTTGAACAACTGATTGATTATATTGAGCGTACTCACCATCAATATGTCCGTGCTAAAGCACCGTTATTACTGGAATACTCCGAAAAAATGGTACGCGCCCATGGCGAGCATTATGCCGAAATTGTTCCCTTTGCGGGTTGGGTTCGAGCGTTGATAGAAGACTTAATGCCGCATTTGATGAAGGAAGAAAACATTCTCTTCCCCGCAATTCGCGCCATGAGCCAAGGTGAGCAAGTGCAAGGCTGCTTTGGTCATATCGGCAATCCTATCAATGCGATGCAACACGAGCATGAAGACGCTGGGCTGATTTTACAAAAGCTACATGAGTTAACCAACGGCTTTACGCCTCCAGAATATGCCTGTACCACTTGGCGGGTTTGTTATGCCACGCTCGCAGAATTTGAGGCGGATCTACACAGGCACATTCACTTAGAGAACAACATTCTCTTCCCCAAGGCGCTGCAACTCACCTAA
- a CDS encoding helix-turn-helix domain-containing protein, with translation MTYPTFALDDITSLHESAQVEFKLARGRDGQGQLPEDIWATYSSFANTLGGEIILGVREDRGHFTIEGIPNPQPVLQEFWEIIDNPSRVSCNILAISDVQLIEIMNKKLIRIRVPLAPEHLKPVFIGTDVYTGSYFRVGDADMHASRKQVMQMLRRAHHCNKLFKAR, from the coding sequence ATGACATACCCAACATTCGCACTCGATGATATTACTTCCCTACACGAATCCGCCCAGGTGGAGTTTAAGCTTGCGCGGGGCCGTGATGGGCAAGGTCAATTACCGGAAGATATTTGGGCAACCTATAGTTCCTTCGCCAATACCTTAGGCGGAGAGATTATTCTTGGGGTACGCGAAGACCGCGGCCATTTCACCATTGAAGGCATCCCTAATCCGCAGCCTGTATTACAGGAATTTTGGGAGATCATCGACAATCCTAGCCGGGTCAGCTGCAATATTTTGGCGATATCTGATGTGCAGCTTATTGAAATTATGAATAAAAAACTGATAAGGATTCGGGTTCCGCTCGCGCCTGAGCATTTAAAACCTGTATTTATTGGCACCGATGTCTACACTGGCAGCTATTTTCGGGTTGGGGATGCCGATATGCATGCCAGCCGCAAGCAGGTGATGCAAATGCTACGCCGCGCCCATCACTGCAATAAGCTGTTCAAGGCGCGGTAG